CCTATTGTGACTACACGCGCGACAGCTGTCACAAGTGATGACGTGGATTTCCACCTGGATAAATAATAGCCACCTAGATAAattaatatgacaaaaataaatatcaaacctTCTCACCTTCTCACCTAAAACTTTCGGACTAAGCTTCTCACTAAAACTTCCGGACTAAACCCGAAAATCTTCaagaaattaatatttagtaACGGAGAACTCAGATTAAATGCCAACACAACACTTTTAATGTTGggaataatatttattcattggatagtttttcttaaatttattcattgtttaaaagttatttttggaTTTGGGTTTTTCTAGACATGAAGTTGGtcgattaaatttcaaatttgtttgaaattcttaccaagtaagtgttaatctttgtttcctttacttttcatttacattttgccctatttttcgtttaaaatatgccaaatattaaagaaaaatgaagattttacGTTTTTTTACCGTTGTAGAGTTATGATGTAGCAAAAAATCACTTCCTCACGCGCCTAGTAGAGTGTGTTGTCAATTTCTACGCCAGGTGGACAATAAAGGTGTACGCGacggaggaataaacaagtttggggggtaattaaaacgaaatttagtttaggtgtacaccatataaaaagcttcaagttcagggggataatgagtacttttgccttcttttttattcttttctttcctatttacaattttatattcctaattatttgttcactttttttttcgTTCTTGATTGCttatccattttgacaaattaagaaaaaacaacttcttcttttttttacctattataccatcaattaattacttcttgaaaatcttaagtttttaatgcatcaatttaataattaataggggtaaaatgataaattcactatgttaataattatttttttaataggtgtgtcaattcaaaagtgcacaagtaattagggacagaggcaGTATATACTATAGGATGATTTCTCTTGAATTTTAACTTCTAGAATAAGATATCTCaaaccatctccaacccaacaCCAAATTTTACCCCAAATCCTatatttggtgtaaaatttggtgttttgaACTCCAACCCACACCATtttttacaccaaatttggtatgtgaatagtgttacaccaaatttggtgtatgACTATTTATCACACcaattcactttttgaatattttaatattttttctgtatacaaacttttaattaaactttatataaattgtatttttaaattaaatctcttgtatatttaattattttttatgtaatatttttataatattaattttagatataaaatttagcttttttataaattaatttttctatatatgactttttctaaaaattaaatttatgttaattctactataaactataattggatataactacaattaaccttcacaaaaattaaaaatgcaaacatataattttttaaacaaataatacaatgtacttaaaaataaccgaaaataataaacatttaacaaagaagctcattttgaactacgtaatgcattaatagaacATTTATGGGAGCACCGTAGTGATCTTGAAAGTTGANtctaaacgacacacagaaggcaagacacagaaatgaccaagagggtcattacagtttatttaattgtatttcattaatgattttacttttatttgtattatccattattatgtataatgtataatatttgctagcaatttatattatttaaaaaaattatggtacgaaataattttatattaaacaattatgaaaggaaataatatgaattatacatggtgaatgttttagaaagaatttatgaaataagaaaatataaatgaaataagaaataataaaataataatgaagagatggaaaaatattcctttttgtgtaaaatttggtgtGGTGGATTGGAGTTaattacaccaaaaatagtGCTGACATCAAATTTGATGTAAAAATTGATGTTTGGGTTGAAGATGCCCTCACTGCAAAATCTACACGTCTTGTACTTGATACACGAATATGTAAaagatatacatataaaatcatattatcattatttatttaataaccGCAAAGTCTTGAAGTGAAAAGTTAAAAAGACTGAAATATCCATTAGATATTGAGTTCATTTAACCCTTCAAGCACTCATTATTTTAAGAACTTTAACTCTTTAAGTGAACACAGTTAATGGCCAGCTTTTAGTAATTCAATCTATCAGTAAGATAAATACCTTTCATTTTGTTTAATAGTGCATCTATTAAGGCTCAAGAGTGAAATACCTAATTATGAAGAACTAAAGAGTCGCACGTTACCTTTAGCCATGCATTACTAGTTCAAAATTAGTGCACAAGtacataaaatatacttttatatgaaaaatataattattaatcatGCTTGGTAAAACTAAATAAcatcatattatattaaaaataaagaatatccAGGAAAAAAGTATAGAACATTCATACGTATCTTCTCTATTACTATATAATAACCGTGATTGAGAGAAGTAGTAAAATCACATCTAAATTTAGCATAAATCATTACTTTCATTTTGAACGGTGCCTAGTAAAGTACCGGCAGACTTGGCTATATGAACTTAAAATGTCCCCGATCTGTTGCAACGGTGGCACATCAGCATTTGATTTGGTCAGTTTTCTTTGGAATTGACAAATTGACTAAGAATTTATGGAGTTCTAACAAGTAACAACTCTTATGTATGGACAGTTGTGGATGAGAACAAGCCAACAAGGTTAGAAATTTTGGGCCTACTTGTTCTTCTTTGAAAATGATTTCAGAAAAGAAATTCAACTGATCCTTACTTGTATCTTATTTTCGTTTTCTCCTTATGTTTTTGTAGAATATAGTGGAAGCTcaatacaacaaaaataatttttagcggcattaattattgacattaataaagagtgttaaagtctttaccggcattagttaagtgtcattagaaccaatgtcgctaaaggctttaaggatatatacaaagagtgttaattgccgctaaaaatacatatttagcgacaattaattcctaatgatcatttttgatgtaatgAAGCGGCCAGAACCctgtaattattattaattaaattaaagtgtAACTAGTTAGTTACATAACTGCAATTATATtagtcttatatatatatataacagtTGGTTACTGTTACTGNCGGCATTAAATattgacattaataaagagtgttaaagtctttaccggcattagttaaaTGCCATTAGaaccaatgtcgctaaaggcttttaggatatatacaaagagtgttaattgccgctaaaaatacatatttagcggcaattaattcctaatgatcatttttgatgtaatgAAGCGGCCAGAACCctgtaattattattaattaaattaaagtgtAACTAGTTAGTTACATAACTGCAATTATATtagtcttatatatatataacagtTGGTTACTGTTACTGTTACGTAAGTGTAATAAGTAATACATATGAAACAACTTGGATCAcgaaaatcattaaaaaatcaATCTCATCAATTCTAGACTAAGTACTGCAGTTGGAAAAAATAACACAGTAATTCAGGAAATAAAGTTAACGAGGGTATAACTCAGTTATGGATGCCTCATTACGTGATGAAGAAATAGATTTATTTTTGGCTAATTCTCTAGGTTCTGACGATCTTGAATTGTACTCTTTAATAAGTGAAATCTCTGGGCTAATATCGTTGTGTGTGTAGTATGCATCAGGCCCTGAAGGCACGGGTAGACTCATAGAGAGGCTACTGAGCATGAGAACTACTGCAGCCATAGTTGGTCTATCACCAATATTTTCTTGAACGCACAATAAAGCAATGTGGATGCATCTCATTATGTCTCGAACCAGTCCTGAACTTCCCCTCAACATGGGGTCTATCAAATTTGTAGCTGTTCCTTCGCGCCAGTTTGTCCATGCCTGCAATATTATAATTCAGAGTTTAAACTCTATACATCGACAATGTAAAAGAATTTGATGCATAAGGATAGTCCCAACTATTGAAGTGTAGTTGATCAATTAACTTAGTTACTTACATAGCTTAGAAGGTCTTCCACAGATTCTCCATTTCTGAAACAAGTGTTTTTTTGGCCACTTATAATTTCAAGGACTAGTACTCCAAAGCTAAAAACATCTGATTTCACTGAGAATTGCCTGTGCATTGCATACTCTGGTGCCATATATCCACTGGAAATTAAAGACAACATAAATTACAAAACTTTTCTAGTATTCGGTACCTTAATTGTGGGGACGACTAAAATTCTAGTTCAACAAAATTGAGGTGCGAAAACAAAAATGAGATAAAGTTCCTGAAGCAACTACATTACAAATCAAAATTCATCTTACCTATTCTAGTAATTCTAAGGAATGGTTTATTTACGAGCAGTATTGAGGTTTTTGTTCTTGCTTGCTAAATGGTTAAAGAATCTCTCCGAGCAATATGAAAATAAACAGTCTATCTAATGagtagagctgtcaatatgtgCTGACCCACCCCATTCGAGCTAATCCATACAGGCTTTGAAATTTGACGGGTCAGGCCGGGCTAGCCATTTTGGTGTGAGCCAGAAAATAATCGGTCCAgcccacaagtacgtgggctacgAGCTTTGCCGGATCAaccctcttttcttaaaagtatatttttataatttttttaaattaaattatattttaaaaatatttttataaatattgacaagacaatattacatggtgttagtgttactacttgttaattagatccacaaataaaattatctttataatatatattaagtttaatttcaagtaaaaacataaaaagctaaatagaaatattaacctaatagttttccaatgatcataataaaatacaaaaactatgacaatattcATTAGGCTACGACATATGCAGTgaggaaatttttattttatgtagtacatattttattaacataatttgtatttaaattgtaatatttcaaacttcaaaacaaattttgaatttaaactcttgttatttttaataatttatcttatttttattattttattaatttttatatggCCACGGACCGGCgctatccatatttctcaagccccacaaatcgacAAGCTTATTCAGGCTGGGCTAAAAAACTTTTTTCTGAAATGAGCTCTAAAAATCGTAGCTCGACCCTATCAAATCACGGGTTAAGTTAGGTCAGCTCAAttggcctagcccatattgacggctctactAATCAGAGTTATACAACTTACTAGGTCCCAACAATTCTGGTTGTGCTGCCTTGAGTTTCATCCAGAGTAAATAACCTTGCCATGCCAAAGTCTGAGATTTTAGGATTCATTTCTGCATCAAGTAGAACATTACTAGCTTTGAGATCACGATGAATGATCCGAAGCCTAGAATCCTCATGAAGATAAAGGATCCCCCTAGCAACGCCTCCTATGATTTTGGATCTCCTTTCCCAATCCAATTGCCTACGTTTAACTGGATCTGTGTTCCCATTAGACAAATGTTAAACATAGAGCACTTATATAAGATTTAACTTCTACATATGGACAGTGTAGAAGAATTACACTATCAAGTTAACTAAATGTAAAACAATATATACCAAATAAAAATTGGTCAAGGCTTGCATTGGGAACAAATTCATAGACGAGAAGTCTCTCTGTACCATCAAAGCAAAATCCTCGCAATCTAACCAAATTCCTATGTTGAAGCCTGGCAACCAACAAGACCTCGTTTTTGAATTCTAGATCTCCTTGGCCTGAATCTATTGACAATCTTTTCACTGCTACTTCTTGTCCATTTGGAAGCTTACCCTGAAACATAATATGAGAACAAGTTGAAAAGTTATGAATTATTAGTAAGTAGTATTGTTCCTCCAACTAGGTTGTTATGCAACACGGTCCTCATTTGTATACACTGACAGTTTAAAGAATAGTTACAACCTAAGTAATGATATATCACCTTGTACACAGGACCAAATCCACCTTGCCCCAACTTATTAGCATCTGAGAAGTTATCCGTTGCTGCACTAATTGCTGAAAAATCATATTGCAAAGATTCTGCAATACTATCATCTTCCATAGATATACCTTCAACAACTAGTAGCAATAGCAGAGAACAAATTAGTGAAAAATGGTTTTCAATTTTCCTTGATCATTGTAGGTTAATAAACCACACTTACTCTCTCTTCTGTTCACCAACTTCCTCCTTCGCCTCCTCATCAAGATGACAGAAATACAACCAATAAGAATAACAATTGTGACAATGGGTACAAGAATAATAATGACAGTTCGTGCGGTTTCGTCATCCTTTCCTACAAAAATGCTTCAAATTAGTATCACAAGCACCACAGAGTATAGAANNNNNNNNNNNNNNNNNNNNNNNNNNNNNNNNNNNNNNNNNNNNNNNNNNNNNNNNNNNNNNNNNNNNNNNNNNNNNNNNNNNNNNNNNNNNNNNNNNNNCAAATTACCCTGGGAAGAACAAGCCAGGCTAAAGGCAAGACAAGGGCTGGGTATACTAACACTTGCTGATGTTGATGTGAAGAACTTCAAGAATATGGAAAGTGTGCCTCGTGATGGGAAAACAACAGGGGAAATATGCCTGAGGGGAAGCAGTATCATGAAAGGGTACTTAAAGAATGAAAAGGCAAATTCACAAGTATTCAAGAATGGTTGGTTTTTCACAGGGGATATGGGAGTGATTCATCCAGATGGGTatttggaaatcaaagataGATGCAAAGATGTGATCATATCAGGTGGAGAGAACATTAGCAGTGTAGAAGTAGAAAGTGCAATAATGAAACATCCATATGTAGTAGAGGCCTCTGTTGTGGCCATGCCACATCCAAGGTGGGGTGAAAGTCCATGTGCCTTTGTTATATCGAGGAAAGACTCAAACTTGAAAGAATCAGACATCATAGCACACTGTAGGAAGAACTTGCCGGGATTCATGGTACCAAAGAAAGTTGAATTTGTGGAAGAATTGCCGAAAACTGGAACAGGGAAAGTGCAGAAGAATCATTTGAGAGCAGTGGCAAAGACATTTGTGGTGTCTGATCAAACAAGCAAAAGGGAAAAGCCTAGAGCATACAATCAAAATCATGAGCAGATTCTTGTTCTGTCTCGTCTCTAGAGATTAAGGAAAGACTTAACAACATGTGTTTGAATATTACTActacttccttttttttctccgTTTGGCTGCAGCTGAGTTGTTAATTCTAATCACATCTGTAATTTGAGTTTACTGTATGTGTTGTCTTCGGAGATTTAGTTTTGTAACACTTCAAGAATTTGTTTATAATTTCATGTTAAGTTTCAAGAAGATGATTAGTATTTCTCGGTATAACTTTTGTATCACAATCTATCACTAGTTGCCAATCCTCAACCCATGGGTCAATATTTGACAATATTATTATCTCACTATTTTGTAATTTAATCTATGAAAGAGTTTTACacctataaaaaaaagttgcttCTTTTTTTGGGTTGAGAATGAGAATTATGAGAAGTGTggaaaaatattgttgtgtgCGGTGAGATATTTTAGACCAAAAAAGCAATTCCAAGTCTCtaatttatttactataaaaaaaatagagtaattTTATGTTGATCAAGGAATGTGCTCTTCGTGTAGAACTTTGAACTCTTTAATTAATACGGAGTTATTTGAGTTGTACGATGTTATTGAGCTATTGTAATCAAATGAGCATAAGTCAAGAATTATATTGATGGATCGATGCAGATTGTACCATATGCAGTGAACTTCAATTGCCTTAAAGAGAGCGATATATATCACctcagtataaatttttatttattttattttcaacaataatttataatatatttcactcacatttttctaataaatttcgTGCATTACGTGTAAAATAGTTGTAAAGACATCTCATTTTCTTATGACAATTTCAATTActaaatagaatttttttgtattgtttacatgaaatacaataattttagtccgtttcaaaaaaataatcacattacttatttaaatcataaatttaaaattgtcttTTTTTCGTTTTTAAACTTCTGGCATCAGGCAAAACCAAATAATTCTACTTAATTTGGAATAACATAGTACATACTGTAGGTAGTTGGGTGTGCGAAGGGAAAAAGGAAGTTAAATCACTTTTGGGGATGATTGTAATTTGTATGATATCTACTGCCTCCATTccttttttgttatatattgtgTTTTCGAGAGCAATTTAActatcttttaaatttaaattaaatacattcattcgatattttaaaataaaattttagatattcaaaaactatagataaagtactataaattgcaacttttttcatatcaataagctgaaaaatatatcttaaaatgttagtcaaaatccATATCATTTGactaacaaaaaagaaaacatcatacaactttgaattatgtctgaaaataaatattgtaagaTTTTCTTTGATGTCCTCCATTGATTTAGAGGGTGGTTATTCACACAAATTATCGGAGATCTATCATTCCTCAATACCTTCTAAGTTGAGCATATCGCATAGTGCTATGAGTTCACTTCTACCCAAGTGCGATTGCGGGTTACCCTCagatttcaaaagaaaaaattaaaaaatctttgataattggctaaaatatcaaatttaataattcCGCAGGACCATACTTCATATAATTGGGATGGTGAATTGACATTGAAAAGCTGAAACCATACTTCTCTGcaaccttttttttaaagaaaaaatttccCAAAAGTGATTTAAATGAATTTGCTGACACAACACTACTATATATCTCAAATGCAATTTCNTTTTCATATTAataagatgaaaaatatatcttaaaatgttagtcaaaatccATATCATTTGactaacaaaaagaaaacatcatacaactttgaattatgtctgaaaataaatattgtaagaTTTTCTTTGATGTCCTCAATTGATTTAGAGGGTGGTTATTCACACAGATTATCGGAGATCTATCATTCCTCAATGCCTTCTAAGTTGAGCATATCACATAGTGCTATGAGTTCACTTCTACCCCAGGCGTGATTGCGGATTACCCTCagatttcaaaagaaaaaattaaaaaatctttgataattggctaaaatatcaaatttaataattcCGCAGGACCATACTTCATATAATTGGGATGGTGAATCGACATTGAAAAGCTGAAACCATACTTCTCTGCagccttttttttaaagaaaaaatttccCAAAAGTGATTTAAATGAATTTGCTGACACAACACTACTATATATCTCAAATGCAATTTCCAAACGAGAAATAATTTTGTCTCCAATAATCTTTAATTTGGTTGATGACTTTTTACGTcccaaaaaatgtaaaagaagaagaacattGGGTACGAATTGAGGATCACAAGTACGTAATTGATAACttataaacaaaataatacttatcaaactataaaacatatattagtaattatttttttttgttactgtTCGGATCGGTCTTAGCTCACTTCGACACATTTCATGACATATCTATCAGGCTACCACCACTTCGATGAATTTCATGAGATACCTACCACATCTTACCAACAACAAGGACTATGTAACTCGGTATATCAACGATAGAATATATGTAAAGACTCACCTAGTGTGTTTTGTCTCTACTGAGTTTTAAACCTGAGGACCTCATATCAGTGTATTTTTAGTGAGGAACAAAATATGCTATCGGTTCATTCAAACTATTTCTATATGTACCCCAGTATATTTACCTTGTAGAGAACAATGATTTTTATCTGTACccatgagttttttttattcCATGTTGTAGATGGATTTTTTTTATCTGTATTGAGTTAACTAAAAATTAGAAAGCGAGCATTTACATGAAATTCAGATAGCTTGgatgatataaaaaataaaatacgtagtgttatttaatttaattacatgtttaagaaagaaaatccaCTTTCGTCGGTTATACTTGTCACAcagaaaatctaaaaaaaaacaataattattttttcaagaaaattgatgtccattcattaatttttattttcttttaagaagTTGTACATGTGTTTggcttaaattaaattattccgAACTATTTATGTGAGAATATCTTTTAACTCAAAATTGCTTATTTTGAATCAGATCATTGGTTAAGATGTCGATAAGGTTGAGCTTCAATTCCATATGgctcatatatatttattcaaaatggATTGCTGATATTTTCAGTCTCTCTGTATATAGtaaaaaaagagtttgaaatatattcttactttgatcgaaattttttaacaatttcaaattttgggtAGGATCTATTACTCtcatacactatttaatagtatattttaaaaatatataggtGTCCacatggacatcataaatattacatcattataaatagtaactgTCCAGCTGAGcatttatatatctttaaatacACTATTAATAGGGCAAGGGTAATAGATCCTGCTCAAAGTTTGAAATTGTTACCgcaatttcgatcaaaattcgaatatatttcagacattttatcctaaaaaaataaaaaattcataatgaaaGAGATTGGTCCTTGTTCATTGTTTTGATAACCAGTCTGTTATTTGTTTGGATGTAATTTTGACAGCTTCGACTCTCATTTATGGTGCAAGAGGCCAAGCATTCTGCTAGATGTCCCGTCTTCGAACCCATTATATAATGGGCCAAAAAAGGTACGGACTGCGGAGATACGACACATTTTtctaatttgaaaatttatatagaGGTATTGATTACTCGTGGAAGACAACAGGACGGAGACATAATGTGGGGCAGGATGAAGAGGAGCCTGACAAGGGTGAAAAAgggtttaaattaaaatatttaattttatgcgGATCATCTTGCCTAGCACTGAAGGCTGCAATTACAAAGTTAGCACACTACACAGAGTGTAAAAAATAGAGTAATTTTATATTGAAGGAATATATTCTTCTGATAGAATTTTGGATGGTTTAACTAATTTAGAGTTGTATGACGTTGTTGAGTTATTATATTTAGAAAGGTGCATGTCAAGATTATATTGTTGGATAGTGAAGATAATATCGTGTGCAGTGGACTTAAATCGCTTTAAAGAGAGCGATATATCCAtatctcaaaataaatttttatttatttattttattttcaactaatTTGTGATACATTTCACCAATATTTTCTTTACACATTTCGAGcattatatgtaaaatagttGTAAAGTCAACTCATTTTCTTatcataatttcaaatattaaatgcttttttgtatttgtttatgTGAAgcacaattattttatttaaatcataaattttaaaggtcTTTTTTTGTGGGTTCTTAAAACTTA
The Solanum stenotomum isolate F172 chromosome 12, ASM1918654v1, whole genome shotgun sequence DNA segment above includes these coding regions:
- the LOC125848674 gene encoding cysteine-rich receptor-like protein kinase 10, encoding MRRRRRKLVNRREIVEGISMEDDSIAESLQYDFSAISAATDNFSDANKLGQGGFGPVYKGKLPNGQEVAVKRLSIDSGQGDLEFKNEVLLVARLQHRNLVRLRGFCFDGTERLLVYEFVPNASLDQFLFDPVKRRQLDWERRSKIIGGVARGILYLHEDSRLRIIHRDLKASNVLLDAEMNPKISDFGMARLFTLDETQGSTTRIVGTYGYMAPEYAMHRQFSVKSDVFSFGVLVLEIISGQKNTCFRNGESVEDLLSYAWTNWREGTATNLIDPMLRGSSGLVRDIMRCIHIALLCVQENIGDRPTMAAVVLMLSSLSMSLPVPSGPDAYYTHNDISPEISLIKEYNSRSSEPRELAKNKSISSSRNEASITELYPR